AGCGTAGCCCGTATAGCCGCAATATGTCCGATCGTATCCAGATTTTTAGCGTCTTGTTCGGTTCCTTGTTCTGCTCCTTGCAGAGCTCTTTCAGCGGACTGAAGTTTCTGCTCTACACCTGTCGTTTGGCCCACCAACAGTAAAGATGAGGCATAGATCGCCCACAGCGAAGGTCTTGCATCCAACTCCTCTTGTGACAGCGAATCCAGCCAATTTCGTACTGGCGCCACGGCTCCCCGAAAAAGTAGAGGAACCCCTTTCCCCTCCACCAGACGAGCAGCGCGTTCAATATCATGGGCAGCGACAGCATGGTGAAAAGCTTCGATCTCTTGACCATTATCCTCGTACCATTCACTGGCACGAATATGCAGTTCTGCCGAAATGGATGCGCCCATACTCTGTTGCAGCCGCGTTCTCAGCAAATCACCAAAGAGATGGTGATAACGGTACCAATGCCTCGCGCTGTCCAATGGAACGATGAACAAGTTGGCTTGTTCGAGATATTCTAAGATCTCTTGCCCGGATGATGAAGAAGCGAGGTGTCCTTCGAGACCACTATCAAGAAGCGCGTCGCATAGTGGACCACACAATCGGTCGAGGATGGATGTGCTTAACAAGAAAGTCAGAACGTTCGCTGATTGCTGCTGCAGCACTTCTTCTACCAGATAATCGACAACGAAATGGTGGCTGCCGCCAAAAGACTGGATGAAGCTGGAGGCATCTGATTGTCCCTTTATGGAAAGAGCAGCTAATTGCAAACCGGCAACCCAGCCTTCTGTTCGAGACTCAAGCAAGGTGATGTCTTTCCTGGAAAGTTGTAGCCCCATCACCTGATCCATAAATTCACCTGCTTCGGAAGAGGTAAAACGCAAATCTGCGGCTCGTACTTCCGTCAACTGATCCCGGACACGTAAACGTCCCAGCGGCAGACGCGGATCTTCACGGGTAGCGATGACCAGATGCATCTGTGGCGGCATGCGCTCTATTAATAGGGCGATCGCCTGATCAATCGGTCCCGCTTTGATTACATGATAATCATCTAGCACGAGAACAAAATGATTTTGAATGGAGGAGACTTCATTAATCAGCGTTGCTATCATCGACTCCATTGGTGGAAGTTGAGGAGATTGCAGGAAGCCGAACACGCCGTCTCCCATGCTTGTTGCAATCGACTGCAACGAAGCAAATAGATAGGTCAGAAAACAGGTGGGATCGTTCTCCCCCTCATCCATGGATAGCCATGCAACAGGTCGATCACAACAAGCGAGCCACTCGCTGAGCAGTGTTGTTTTGCCAGATCCTGCCGAAGCAGAAATGACAGTAAGTTTACGGTGCAGCCCTTCGTTCATCCGCTCGATTAAACGAGGCCGGACAACCACATTTGGCCGTGAAGGAGGGATATATAATTTAGTAGATATAATGGGAATAGTCATAGCTAAATTATACGAATCGCAGTCTTTCACCGTCAACTGTGCTTTCATTCTTCCGGTGTAGGAGTTCGTAAGATTTATCCCACACTTAACTTTAAAACATGGCGAGGAACCGCTTCTGCATTTCTTCCGGGCTCACGTTTTCAATAGTCGTATAGATCATCCAATAATGTCCGAACGGATCCTTCACACTTCCAGCTCGATCACCATAGAATTGATCCATCATCGGATTAACAACTGTGGCTCCAGCCGCAATCGCCTGTTGGAACAGCTTATCCGCATCTTCGACTTGAAGTTGGATACCGACCGTCGTATTCCCGAGCGTTTCCGGCCCCAGAATACCATATTCCGGGTATTCACCTGCTAGTGATATCTTGGCTCCGCCAATTGTAATTTCGGCATGAGCCACTTTGCCTCCCGGCTCTGTCAAACGATATTGCTCAACCGCACCAAAAGCCTTCTTATAGAATTCAATCGCCTCAGCAGCATTCTTGATCCA
Above is a genomic segment from Paenibacillus sp. HWE-109 containing:
- a CDS encoding LuxR C-terminal-related transcriptional regulator, with translation MTIPIISTKLYIPPSRPNVVVRPRLIERMNEGLHRKLTVISASAGSGKTTLLSEWLACCDRPVAWLSMDEGENDPTCFLTYLFASLQSIATSMGDGVFGFLQSPQLPPMESMIATLINEVSSIQNHFVLVLDDYHVIKAGPIDQAIALLIERMPPQMHLVIATREDPRLPLGRLRVRDQLTEVRAADLRFTSSEAGEFMDQVMGLQLSRKDITLLESRTEGWVAGLQLAALSIKGQSDASSFIQSFGGSHHFVVDYLVEEVLQQQSANVLTFLLSTSILDRLCGPLCDALLDSGLEGHLASSSSGQEILEYLEQANLFIVPLDSARHWYRYHHLFGDLLRTRLQQSMGASISAELHIRASEWYEDNGQEIEAFHHAVAAHDIERAARLVEGKGVPLLFRGAVAPVRNWLDSLSQEELDARPSLWAIYASSLLLVGQTTGVEQKLQSAERALQGAEQGTEQDAKNLDTIGHIAAIRATLAVSKHEAATIIAESNRALAYLHPDNLPVRTATIWSLGYAYHLQGDRAAASKAYTEALSNSQLIGHVIITILASLGLGNIQVQENQLALAAETFLQVLQLAGDPPMAIACEAHLGLARIFYEWDDLEAAERHGQQNVLLARQFADTDRVIAGEVFLARLMLAQGKVSGAAALLTKADHLARQHNYGNQIPNIADVQVLVQLQQGHLEAAAHLAEKNGLIISQARVHLAKGNTILALRLLESKRSELKDEQLKSTVLMAVALHWLGDKAKASQILLGALTMAEPGGFIRTFVDEGTPVNRLLCEVAAQGIRSDYIDKLLAVFEAEVVGRVVPSENTLIEPLSGRELEVLKLIAQGLSNRQISERLFLSLSTVKGHNQHIFDKLQVKRRTEAVAQARKLGLL
- a CDS encoding VOC family protein, encoding MINATPFLWIKNAAEAIEFYKKAFGAVEQYRLTEPGGKVAHAEITIGGAKISLAGEYPEYGILGPETLGNTTVGIQLQVEDADKLFQQAIAAGATVVNPMMDQFYGDRAGSVKDPFGHYWMIYTTIENVSPEEMQKRFLAMF